A section of the Macaca thibetana thibetana isolate TM-01 chromosome 10, ASM2454274v1, whole genome shotgun sequence genome encodes:
- the NEURL2 gene encoding neuralized-like protein 2 isoform X1: MAAASEPVDSGALWGPARPEPPPTRFHWVHGDNIRVDPSGTRATRVESFAHGVCFSREPLAPGQVFLVEIEEKELGWCGHLRLGLTALDPASLAPVPEFSLPDLVNLGHTWVFAITRHHNRVPREGRPEAEAAAPSRPPTLLVEPYLRIEQFRIPRDRLVGRSRPGLYSHLLDQLYELNVLPPTARRSRLGVLFCPRPDGTADMHIIINGEDMGPSARGLPAAQPLYAVVDVFASTKSVRLVQLEYGLPSLQTLCRLVIQRSMVHRLAIDGLHLPKELKDFCKYE, translated from the exons ATGGCTGCTGCCTCCGAGCCCGTGGATTCGGGTGCACTCTGGGGACCTGCGCGCCCGGAGCCCCCTCCCACCCGCTTCCATTGGGTGCACGGTGACAACATCCGCGTGGACCCCTCTGGGACGCGGGCCACACGCGTGGAGAGCTTCGCCCACGGCGTGTGCTTCAGCCGTGAGCCCCTGGCCCCGGGCCAGGTCTTCCTGGTGGAGATCGAAGAGAAAGAGCTGGGCTGGTGCGGACATCTGCGTCTCGGTCTGACGGCGCTGGACCCCGCCAGTCTGGCCCCCGTTCCCGAGTTTTCTCTGCCCGACCTAGTCAACCTGGGCCACACCTGGGTCTTCGCCATCACGCGCCACCACAACCGCGTGCCCCGGGAGGGCCgcccggaggccgaggcagcggCCCCCAGCCGACCTCCAACCCTCCTGGTGGAACCATATCTGCGCATTGAGCAGTTTCGCATTCCCCGGGACCGCCTGGTGGGCCGCAGTCGGCCAGGGCTCTACAGCCATCTCTTGGACCAGCTCTATGAGCTGAACGTGCTGCCTCCGACGGCGCGCCGTAGCCGCCTGGGCGTGCTCTTCTGCCCGCGCCCCGATGGCACGGCCGACATGCACATCATCATCAACGGCGAGGACATGGGCCCCAGCGCCCGGGGGCTGCCAGCTGCGCAGCCCCTCTACGCGGTGGTGGACGTGTTTGCTTCCACCAAGAGCGTGCGCCTTGTCCAGCTCGAGTATGGCT TGCCGTCCCTGCAGACTCTGTGCCGCCTAGTGATACAGAGAAGCATGGTGCACCGGCTGGCCATTGATGGGCTCCACCTGCCCAAAGAACTTAAGGATTTCTGCAAGTATGAGTGA
- the NEURL2 gene encoding neuralized-like protein 2 isoform X2 translates to MAAASEPVDSGALWGPARPEPPPTRFHWVHGDNIRVDPSGTRATRVESFAHGVCFSREPLAPGQVFLVEIEEKELGWCGHLRLGLTALDPASLAPVPEFSLPDLVNLGHTWVFAITRHHNRVPREGRPEAEAAAPSRPPTLLVEPYLRIEQFRIPRDRLVGRSRPGLYSHLLDQLYELNVLPPTARRSRLGVLFCPRPDGTADMHIIINGEDMGPSARGLPAAQPLYAVVDVFASTKSVRLVQLEYGFFFPQCRPCRLCAA, encoded by the exons ATGGCTGCTGCCTCCGAGCCCGTGGATTCGGGTGCACTCTGGGGACCTGCGCGCCCGGAGCCCCCTCCCACCCGCTTCCATTGGGTGCACGGTGACAACATCCGCGTGGACCCCTCTGGGACGCGGGCCACACGCGTGGAGAGCTTCGCCCACGGCGTGTGCTTCAGCCGTGAGCCCCTGGCCCCGGGCCAGGTCTTCCTGGTGGAGATCGAAGAGAAAGAGCTGGGCTGGTGCGGACATCTGCGTCTCGGTCTGACGGCGCTGGACCCCGCCAGTCTGGCCCCCGTTCCCGAGTTTTCTCTGCCCGACCTAGTCAACCTGGGCCACACCTGGGTCTTCGCCATCACGCGCCACCACAACCGCGTGCCCCGGGAGGGCCgcccggaggccgaggcagcggCCCCCAGCCGACCTCCAACCCTCCTGGTGGAACCATATCTGCGCATTGAGCAGTTTCGCATTCCCCGGGACCGCCTGGTGGGCCGCAGTCGGCCAGGGCTCTACAGCCATCTCTTGGACCAGCTCTATGAGCTGAACGTGCTGCCTCCGACGGCGCGCCGTAGCCGCCTGGGCGTGCTCTTCTGCCCGCGCCCCGATGGCACGGCCGACATGCACATCATCATCAACGGCGAGGACATGGGCCCCAGCGCCCGGGGGCTGCCAGCTGCGCAGCCCCTCTACGCGGTGGTGGACGTGTTTGCTTCCACCAAGAGCGTGCGCCTTGTCCAGCTCGAGTATGGCT TCTTCTTCCCACAGTGCCGTCCCTGCAGACTCTGTGCCGCCTAG
- the ZSWIM3 gene encoding zinc finger SWIM domain-containing protein 3 translates to MELGSCFKTYEDFKECFSAYKRENRCSFILRDCVSVRFHNLNHGTSIREDILYVQVKFVCIRTQSNRRRTQEADMCPAYLLLRYNERLDRLFISELNTQHIHSDSKVASLGGDTTGKSQKTMCLQRFQPVQPTSKKDPDTADKSLVEPSFCLDKVQVSSKPEQEGITPSDLAKIAKVMKNFLKVDEGSMASFSVGDSQHLDRLSFQSSKMSDLFIRFPENLLLHRVENTQGHILYAFLVENKERESRVVHFAVLKAETATSVAKMLSIFTEFNSDWPKVKVVFVDPSFHHRAILQEIFPAARILLSIYHTTRLLEKKLHRSSANPSFKRLMKEALREAVFVTSEASLKNLCQMSQALLDEDLFNFLQAHWFTCELLWYMHVRKGLLACNTYMDSLDIVTSKVSSLFREQQSLLDCILCFVDYIDFFNTKGLKNLPTAPPKLKRARPASVPLKSKKAFGIYGESLTSLPVEETKPDSQQVQVQQRSQVPPSQVGMLDTLHQSGSELAYKLCHNEWEVVQNSTQLVDMAGSSVDVQLLEDSHQVSKDGCSCSCSFQQWYHLPCRHILALLHTSQQPVGEAMVCRRWQKKYQHLLGPNGELQDHSVVPNTGQPEKQGRNDMIQDLSRELANLLMQTEGPELEERYSTLRKIVDIWADPSQPSEFVQQPGDFKDVGSLPFLWGKQEEGEGFPPATAVMHY, encoded by the coding sequence GTATGTGCAGGTGAAATTTGTCTGCATTCGGACCCAGTCAAACAggaggagaacccaggaggcagacatgtGCCCAGCGTACTTGCTCCTAAGGTACAACGAGAGACTAGATAGACTATTTATCAGTGAACTGAACACACAGCACATACATAGTGACTCTAAAGTGGCTAGTCTTGGAGGAGACACCACTGGCAAATCTCAAAAGACAATGTGCCTGCAGAGATTCCAGCCTGTGCAGCCCACAAGCAAAAAAGACCCTGACACTGCCGATAAGTCCCTGGTTGAGCCATCGTTTTGCCTAGATAAAGTACAAGTGTCCTCAAAGCCAGAGCAGGAAGGCATCACTCCTTCTGACCTGGCCAAGATAGCAAAAGTGATGAAGAACTTCCTTAAGGTAGATGAGGGTTCCATGGCTTCCTTTAGTGTGGGTGACAGCCAACACCTGGACCGACTCAGCTTCCAGAGCAGTAAGATGAGTGACCTGTTCATCCGCTTTCCAGAGAATCTCTTGCTACACCGGGTGGAGAACACCCAGGGCCACATCCTCTATGCTTTCTTGGTGGAGAACAAGGAACGAGAAAGTCGAGTGGTGCACTTTGCTGTGCTCAAGGCAGAGACGGCCACCTCTGTGGCCAAGATGCTGAGCATCTTCACAGAGTTCAACTCCGATTGGCCCAAGGTCAAGGTGGTCTTTGTGGACCCTTCATTCCATCACCGGGCTATCCTGCAGGAGATCTTTCCTGCTGCCCGCATCCTCCTTTCCATCTACCACACAACCCGACTCTTGGAGAAGAAGCTGCATCGTAGTTCAGCAAATCCATCCTTTAAAAGGCTCATGAAGGAAGCCCTGCGGGAGGCTGTGTTTGTCACTTCCGAAGCCAGCCTGAAAAATCTCTGCCAGATGTCCCAGGCCCTACTGGATGAGGATCTCTTCAACTTCCTGCAGGCCCACTGGTTCACCTGTGAACTGCTGTGGTACATGCATGTTAGGAAGGGCCTGCTTGCGTGTAACACCTACATGGACAGCCTAGACATTGTCACCAGCAAGGTGTCAAGCCTCTTTCGGGAACAGCAGTCCCTGCTGGACTGCATCCTCTGCTTTGTGGATTACATAGACTTCTTTAATACCAAAGGCTTGAAGAACTTGCCCACAGCTCCTCCCAAGTTAAAGAGAGCTCGGCCAGCAAGCGTGCCACTGAAGTCCAAGAAGGCTTTTGGAATCTATGGAGAAAGCCTTACCAGCCTCCCTGTAGAAGAGACCAAGCCAGACTCACAGCAGGTACAGGTGCAGCAGCGGTCACAGGTGCCACCCTCGCAGGTTGGCATGCTGGACACCTTGCACCAGAGTGGCTCTGAACTAGCCTACAAGCTGTGCCACAATGAGTGGGAGGTGGTACAGAACTCCACCCAGCTGGTGGACATGGCTGGCTCTTCAGTGGACGTTCAGCTGCTAGAGGACTCTCACCAGGTTAGCAAAGATGGCTGTAGCTGCAGCTGTTCCTTTCAACAATGGTACCACCTGCCATGCCGACACATTTTGGCTCTGCTGCACACCAGCCAGCAGCCGGTTGGTGAAGCCATGGTGTGCCGCCGGTGGCAGAAGAAGTACCAGCACCTCCTTGGGCCCAATGGGGAGCTCCAGGATCATAGCGTGGTCCCAAACACAGGCCAGCCTGAGAAGCAGGGACGGAACGACATGATTCAGGACCTAAGCAGGGAGTTAGCAAACCTGCTCATGCAGACTGAGGGGCCAGAGCTGGAGGAACGCTACTCCACCCTGCGCAAGATTGTGGATATCTGGGCTGACCCCTCCCAGCCGTCTGAGTTCGTTCAGCAGCCAGGAGACTTTAAGGATGTGGGCAGCCTCCCTTTCCTCTGGGGAAAGCAAGAAGAAGGGGAGGGATTCCCTCCTGCTACAGCTGTGATGCATTATTGA
- the CTSA gene encoding lysosomal protective protein isoform X1, with product MTSSPRAPPGEQGHGGAEMIRAAPPLPFLLLLLVSWAPRGEAAPDQDEIQRLPGLAKQPSFRQYSGYLKGSGSKHLHYWFVESQKDPENSPVVLWLNGGPGCSSLDGLLTEHGPFLVQPDGVTLEYNPYSWNLIANVLYLESPAGVGFSYSDDKFYATNDTEVAQSNFEALQDFFHLFPEYKNNKLFLTGESYAGIYIPTLAVLVMQDPSMNLQGLAVGNGLSSYEQNDNSLVYFAYYHGLLGNRLWSSLQTHCCSQNKCNFYDNKDPECVANLQEVARIVGNSGLNIYNLYAPCAGGVPSHFRYEKDTVVVQDLGNIFTRLPLKRTWHQALLRSGDKVRMDPPCTNTTAASTYLNNPYVRKALHIPEQLPQWDMCNFLVNLQYRRLYRSMNSQYLKLLSSQKYQILLYNGDVDMACNFMGDEWFVDSLNQKMEVQRRPWLVKYGDSGEQIAGFVKEFSHIAFLTIKGAGHMVPTDKPLAAFTMFSRFLNKQPY from the exons ATGACTTCCAGTCCCCGGGCGCCTCCTGGAGAGCAAGGACACGGGGGAGCAGAG ATGATCCGAGCCGCGCCGCCGCTGCcgttcctgctgctgctgctagtgTCCTGGGCGCCCCGAGGCGAGGCAGCCCCGGACCAGGACGAGATCCAGCGCCTCCCCGGGCTGGCCAAGCAGCCGTCCTTCCGCCAGTACTCCGGCTACCTCAAAGGCTCCGGCTCCAAGCACCTCCACTACTG GTTTGTGGAGTCCCAGAAGGATCCCGAGAACAGCCCTGTGGTGCTTTGGCTCAATGGAGGTCCCGGCTGCAGTTCCCTAGATGGGCTCCTCACAGAGCATGGCCCCTTCCTG GTCCAGCCAGATGGTGTCACCCTGGAGTACAACCCCTATTCTTGGAATCTG ATTGCTAATGTGTTATACCTGGAGTCCCCAGCTGGGGTGGGCTTCTCCTACTCTGATGACAAGTTTTATGCAACTAATGACACTGAG GTCGCCCAGAGCAATTTTGAGGCCCTTCAAGATTTCTTCCACCTCTTTCCGGAGTATAAGAACAACAAACTTTTCCTGACCGGGGAGAGCTATGCTGGCATCTACATCCCCACCCTGGCCGTGCTGGTCATGCAGGACCCCAGCATGAACCTTCAG GGGCTGGCTGTGGGCAATGGACTCTCCTCCTATGAGCAGAATGACAACTCCCTGGTCTACTTTGCCTACTACCATGGCCTTCTGGGGAACAG GCTTTGGTCTTCTCTCCAGACCCACTGCTGCTCTCAAAACAAGTGTAACTTCTATGACAACAAAGACCCGGAATGCGTGGCCAAT CTTCAGGAAGTGGCCCGCATCGTGGGCAACTCTGGCCTCAACATCTACAACCTCTATGCCCCTTGTGCTGGAGGGGTGCCCAGCCATTTTAG GTATGAGAAGGACACTGTTGTGGTCCAGGATTTGGGCAACATCTTCACTCGCCTGCCACTCAAGCGGACGTGGCATCAG GCATTGCTGCGCTCAGGGGACAAAGTGCGCATGGACCCCCCCTGCACCAACACGACAGCTGCTTCCACCTACCTCAACAACCCGTACGTGCGGAAGGCCCTCCACATCCCGGAACAGCTGCCGCAATGGGACATGTGCAA CTTTCTGGTAAACTTACAGTACCGCCGTCTCTACCGAAGCATGAACTCCCAGTATCTGAAGCTGCTTAGTTCACAG AAATACCAGATCCTGTTATATAATGGAGATGTAGACATGGCCTGCAATTTCATGGGGGATGAGTGGTTTGTGGATTCCCTCAACCAGAAG ATGGAGGTGCAGCGCCGGCCCTGGTTAGTGAAGTATGGGGACAGCGGGGAGCAGATTGCCGGTTTCGTGAAGGAGTTCTCCCACATCGCCTTTCTCACGATCAAG GGCGCCGGCCACATGGTTCCCACCGACAAGCCCCTCGCTGCCTTCACCATGTTCTCCCGCTTCCTGAACAAGCAGCCATACTGA
- the ZSWIM1 gene encoding zinc finger SWIM domain-containing protein 1, which translates to MALTMLNGLLIKDSSPPMLLHQVNKTAQLDTFNYQSCFMQSIFDHFPEILFIHRTYNPRGKVLYTFLVDGPRVQLEGHLARAVYFAIPAKEDTEGLAQMFQVFKKFNPAWERVCTILVDPHFLPLPTLAMEFPAAEVLLSAFHICKFLQAKFYQLSLERPMERLLLTSLQSTMCSATAGNLRKLYTLLSNCIPPAKLPELHSHWLLNDRIWLAHRWRSRAESSRYFQSLEVTTRILSQFFGTTPSEKQGMASLFRYMQQNSADMANFNQGLCAQNNHAPSDTIPESPKVEQLVESHIQHSLNAICTGPAAQLCLGELAVVQKSTHLIGSGSEKMNIQILEDTHKVQPQPPASCSCYFNQAFHLPCRHILAMLSARHQVLQPNMLPAQWTAGCATSLDSILGSKWSETLDKHLAVTHLTEEVGQLLQHCSKEEFERRYSTLRELADSWIGPYEQVQL; encoded by the coding sequence ATGGCCCTGACAATGCTGAATGGGCTCCTGATTAAGGACTCAAGCCCACCTATGCTGCTGCACCAGGTTAATAAGACTGCCCAGTTAGATACCTTCAACTACCAGAGCTGCTTTATGCAGAGTATCTTTGACCATTTCCCTGAGATCTTATTTATCCACCGGACCTATAACCCAAGGGGTAAGGTCTTATATACCTTCCTGGTGGATGGACCTCGGGTGCAGCTGGAGGGTCATCTTGCCCGAGCAGTCTACTTTGCCATCCCTGCCAAGGAGGACACTGAAGGCCTGGCCCAGATGTTTCAGGTATTCAAGAAGTTTAACCCAGCATGGGAGAGAGTCTGTACCATCCTGGTGGATCCCCATTTCCTTCCACTGCCCACCCTAGCCATGGAGTTCCCCGCAGCTGAGGTCCTGCTCTCAGCCTTCCACATTTGTAAGTTCCTCCAGGCCAAGTTCTATCAGCTGTCCCTTGAACGACCCATGGAAAGGCTGCTCCTGACCTCCCTGCAGAGCACAATGTGCTCAGCCACAGCAGGCAACCTGAGAAAGTTGTACACACTTCTGAGCAACTGCATCCCCCCAGCCAAGCTGCCCGAGCTTCACTCACACTGGCTGCTCAACGACCGCATCTGGCTGGCTCACCGCTGGAGAAGCCGAGCTGAGAGCAGCCGCTACTTCCAGAGCCTCGAGGTCACCACCCGCATCCTCAGCCAGTTCTTTGGCACCACCCCATCTGAGAAACAAGGTATGGCTTCTCTGTTCCGTTACATGCAGCAGAACTCTGCAGACATGGCAAACTTCAACCAGGGCCTGTGTGCCCAGAACAATCATGCCCCCTCAGACACCATCCCCGAAAGCCCCAAAGTGGAGCAGCTGGTAGAATCCCATATCCAGCACTCCCTTAATGCCATCTGCACAGGGCCAGCAGCCCAACTCTGCCTGGGCGAGCTTGCTGTGGTCCAGAAATCCACACACCTCATTGGCTCTGGCTCAGAAAAGATGAACATACAGATCCTGGAAGATACCCACAAGGTGCAGCCCCAGCCCCCTGCCAGCTGCAGCTGCTACTTTAACCAGGCCTTCCACCTGCCCTGCCGTCACATCCTAGCCATGCTCAGCGCCCGCCACCAGGTGCTCCAGCCCAACATGCTGCCGGCTCAGTGGACGGCAGGCTGTGCCACCAGTCTAGACAGCATCCTGGGCAGCAAGTGGAGTGAGACCCTGGATAAGCACCTGGCAGTGACTCACCTCACTGAGGAGGTGGGTCAGCTGTTGCAGCACTGCAGCAAGGAGGAGTTTGAGCGGAGGTACAGCACCCTGCGGGAACTGGCTGACAGCTGGATTGGGCCTTATGAGCAGGTCCAACTCTGA
- the CTSA gene encoding lysosomal protective protein isoform X2 has translation MIRAAPPLPFLLLLLVSWAPRGEAAPDQDEIQRLPGLAKQPSFRQYSGYLKGSGSKHLHYWFVESQKDPENSPVVLWLNGGPGCSSLDGLLTEHGPFLVQPDGVTLEYNPYSWNLIANVLYLESPAGVGFSYSDDKFYATNDTEVAQSNFEALQDFFHLFPEYKNNKLFLTGESYAGIYIPTLAVLVMQDPSMNLQGLAVGNGLSSYEQNDNSLVYFAYYHGLLGNRLWSSLQTHCCSQNKCNFYDNKDPECVANLQEVARIVGNSGLNIYNLYAPCAGGVPSHFRYEKDTVVVQDLGNIFTRLPLKRTWHQALLRSGDKVRMDPPCTNTTAASTYLNNPYVRKALHIPEQLPQWDMCNFLVNLQYRRLYRSMNSQYLKLLSSQKYQILLYNGDVDMACNFMGDEWFVDSLNQKMEVQRRPWLVKYGDSGEQIAGFVKEFSHIAFLTIKGAGHMVPTDKPLAAFTMFSRFLNKQPY, from the exons ATGATCCGAGCCGCGCCGCCGCTGCcgttcctgctgctgctgctagtgTCCTGGGCGCCCCGAGGCGAGGCAGCCCCGGACCAGGACGAGATCCAGCGCCTCCCCGGGCTGGCCAAGCAGCCGTCCTTCCGCCAGTACTCCGGCTACCTCAAAGGCTCCGGCTCCAAGCACCTCCACTACTG GTTTGTGGAGTCCCAGAAGGATCCCGAGAACAGCCCTGTGGTGCTTTGGCTCAATGGAGGTCCCGGCTGCAGTTCCCTAGATGGGCTCCTCACAGAGCATGGCCCCTTCCTG GTCCAGCCAGATGGTGTCACCCTGGAGTACAACCCCTATTCTTGGAATCTG ATTGCTAATGTGTTATACCTGGAGTCCCCAGCTGGGGTGGGCTTCTCCTACTCTGATGACAAGTTTTATGCAACTAATGACACTGAG GTCGCCCAGAGCAATTTTGAGGCCCTTCAAGATTTCTTCCACCTCTTTCCGGAGTATAAGAACAACAAACTTTTCCTGACCGGGGAGAGCTATGCTGGCATCTACATCCCCACCCTGGCCGTGCTGGTCATGCAGGACCCCAGCATGAACCTTCAG GGGCTGGCTGTGGGCAATGGACTCTCCTCCTATGAGCAGAATGACAACTCCCTGGTCTACTTTGCCTACTACCATGGCCTTCTGGGGAACAG GCTTTGGTCTTCTCTCCAGACCCACTGCTGCTCTCAAAACAAGTGTAACTTCTATGACAACAAAGACCCGGAATGCGTGGCCAAT CTTCAGGAAGTGGCCCGCATCGTGGGCAACTCTGGCCTCAACATCTACAACCTCTATGCCCCTTGTGCTGGAGGGGTGCCCAGCCATTTTAG GTATGAGAAGGACACTGTTGTGGTCCAGGATTTGGGCAACATCTTCACTCGCCTGCCACTCAAGCGGACGTGGCATCAG GCATTGCTGCGCTCAGGGGACAAAGTGCGCATGGACCCCCCCTGCACCAACACGACAGCTGCTTCCACCTACCTCAACAACCCGTACGTGCGGAAGGCCCTCCACATCCCGGAACAGCTGCCGCAATGGGACATGTGCAA CTTTCTGGTAAACTTACAGTACCGCCGTCTCTACCGAAGCATGAACTCCCAGTATCTGAAGCTGCTTAGTTCACAG AAATACCAGATCCTGTTATATAATGGAGATGTAGACATGGCCTGCAATTTCATGGGGGATGAGTGGTTTGTGGATTCCCTCAACCAGAAG ATGGAGGTGCAGCGCCGGCCCTGGTTAGTGAAGTATGGGGACAGCGGGGAGCAGATTGCCGGTTTCGTGAAGGAGTTCTCCCACATCGCCTTTCTCACGATCAAG GGCGCCGGCCACATGGTTCCCACCGACAAGCCCCTCGCTGCCTTCACCATGTTCTCCCGCTTCCTGAACAAGCAGCCATACTGA
- the SPATA25 gene encoding spermatogenesis-associated protein 25 gives MSYFRTPQTHPGPLPSGQGGTASPGLSLGLCSPIEPVVVASGGTGPLSQKAEQVAPAAQAWGPALAMPQARGCPGGTSWETLRKEYSRNCHKFPHVRQPESLGWDNGYSRSRAPDLGGPSRPRPLMLCGLSPRVLPVPSEAVGKEASSQPDICILTLAMMIAGIPTVPVPGVREEDLIWAAQAFMMAHPEPEGAVEGARWEQAHAHTASGKMPLVRSKRGQPSGSCL, from the exons ATGTCCTACTTCAGGACTCCACAAACTCATCCAGGTCCTCTGCCTTCTGGCCAAG GTGGGACTGCTTCTCCAGGCCTGTCCCTTGGCCTCTGTAGTCCTATAGAGCCAGTGGTGGTGGCCTCTGGCGGAACAGGCCCACTGAGCCAGAAAGCTGAGCAGGTGGCACCTGCTGCCCAGGCCTGGGGCCCAGCCCTGGCAATGCCACAAGCCAGGGGCTGCCCTGGGGGGACTAGCTGGGAGACACTACGGAAGGAATACAGCCGAAACTGCCACAAATTCCCGCATGTGAGGCAGCCGGAGAGCTTGGGCTGGGACAATGGCTACTCCAGAAGCAGAGCCCCCGACCTGGGTGGCCCCAGCAGGCCTAGGCCCCTGATGCTGTGTGGGCTGTCACCAAGGGTTCTACCGGTACCCTCTGAGGCAGTGGGGAAGGAGGCCAGCTCCCAGCCTGACATCTGCATCCTCACCCTCGCTATGATGATCGCTGGCATCCCCACCGTGCCCGTCCCAGGTGTTCGGGAAGAGGACCTGATCTGGGCTGCTCAAGCTTTCATGATGGCCCATCCGGAGCCAGAGGGTGCTGTGGAGGGGGCACGGTGGGAGCAGGCGCATGCCCACACAGCCTCTGGGAAGATGCCGCTAGTGAGATCTAAGAGGGGCCAGCCTTCTGGCTCCTGCTTGTAG